The proteins below come from a single Aegilops tauschii subsp. strangulata cultivar AL8/78 chromosome 6, Aet v6.0, whole genome shotgun sequence genomic window:
- the LOC109762510 gene encoding CASP-like protein 5A3 encodes MLVSRQTTVHPVAAPPLQVELAGAPPPGVWMNSPQGSAGTLGGVGLRLLQALSAAASIAVMASTGVFPSFSAFSYLIAAASLQCLWSLALAFVYIYALLVKRSLLNLRAMFIFSVGDWITGTLTLSAACASMGVTIVIDNDKKICAGNLCARFMTAIAMAFISWFALAPSFLFNFVLVVTTFASLLAP; translated from the exons ATGCTGGTTAGCCGGCAGACGACGGTGCACCCCGTGGCGGCGCCGCCGCTGCAGGTAGAGCTGGCGGGTGCGCCCCCGCCCGGAGTGTGGATGAATAGCCCGCAGGGGTCGGCGGGGACGCTCGGCGGGGTCGGCCTCCGCCTCCTGCAGGCCTTGTCCGCGGCCGCCTCGATCGCCGTCATGGCGTCCACCGGGGTCTTCCCCTCCTTCTCCGCCTTCAG CTACCTCATAGCAGCTGCCAGTCTGCAATGTTTGTGGAGCCTCGCCCTAGCCTTTGTGTATATCTATGCACTTCTCGTCAAACGTTCCTTGCTAAATCTCCGAGCTATGTTCATATTTTCCGTTGGAGACTGG ATCACAGGGACACTAACCTTGAGTGCAGCATGTGCATCGATGGGCGTCACCATTGTTATTGATAATGATAAGAAGATATGTGCGGGCAATCTTTGTGCAAGGTTTATGACTGCTATTGCAATGGCTTTCATCAGCTGGTTTGCACTTGCACCGTCCTTTCTCTTTAACTTCGTGCTCGTGGTTACCACATTTGCAAGTTTGTTGGCACCTTGA
- the LOC109762511 gene encoding CASP-like protein 16 isoform X1 translates to MLPVCRPSAVYPVAVVAPPPQVGLADAPPPEVWTRIPQGTPGTLGGVGLRLLQALFAAASIAVMASTDIFPFCSAFSYLIAATSLQCLWSIALAFVYIYALLVKRSLINLRAVRIFFIGDWITGTVTLSAACASAGITILIDNDVKYCEALPCLRLRTAVTMAFISWCALVPSFLFNFAYTTTALARLGMWA, encoded by the exons ATGCTGCCTGTTTGCCGGCCGTCGGCGGTGTACCCCGTGGCCGtggtcgcgccgccgccgcaggtaGGGCTAGCGGATGCTCCCCCGCCCGAAGTGTGGACGAGGATCCCGCAGGGGACGCCGGGGACGCTTGGCGGGGTCGGCCTCCGCCTCCTGCAGGCCCTCTTCGCGGCCGCCTCGATCGCCGTCATGGCGTCCACCGACATCTTCCCCTTCTGCTCCGCCTTCAG CTACCTCATAGCAGCTACCAGTCTGCAATGTTTGTGGAGCATCGCCCTAGCCTTTGTGTATATCTATGCACTTCTCGTCAAACGTTCCTTGATAAATCTCCGAGCTGTACGCATATTTTTCATTGGAGACTGG ATCACAGGGACCGTAACCTTGAGTGCAGCATGTGCATCGGCAGGCATCACTATTCTCATTGATAATGATGTGAAGTACTGCGAAGCCCTTCCTTGTTTAAGGTTGAGGACTGCTGTTACAATGGCTTTCATCAGCTGGTGTGCACTTGTACCGTCCTTTCTCTTTAACTTCGCGTACACCACCACCGCATTGGCAAGATTGGGAATGTGGGCATAG
- the LOC109762511 gene encoding CASP-like protein 5A1 isoform X2, whose protein sequence is MLPVCRPSAVYPVAVVAPPPQVGLADAPPPEVWTRIPQGTPGTLGGVGLRLLQALFAAASIAVMASTDIFPFCSAFRAYKINGWMFLIFVLPHSSYQSAMFVEHRPSLCVYLCTSRQTFLDKSPSCTHIFHWRLDHRDRNLECSMCIGRHHYSH, encoded by the exons ATGCTGCCTGTTTGCCGGCCGTCGGCGGTGTACCCCGTGGCCGtggtcgcgccgccgccgcaggtaGGGCTAGCGGATGCTCCCCCGCCCGAAGTGTGGACGAGGATCCCGCAGGGGACGCCGGGGACGCTTGGCGGGGTCGGCCTCCGCCTCCTGCAGGCCCTCTTCGCGGCCGCCTCGATCGCCGTCATGGCGTCCACCGACATCTTCCCCTTCTGCTCCGCCTTCAG GGCCTACAAGATTAATGGTTGGATGTTTCTGATTTTTGTG CTACCTCATAGCAGCTACCAGTCTGCAATGTTTGTGGAGCATCGCCCTAGCCTTTGTGTATATCTATGCACTTCTCGTCAAACGTTCCTTGATAAATCTCCGAGCTGTACGCATATTTTTCATTGGAGACTGG ATCACAGGGACCGTAACCTTGAGTGCAGCATGTGCATCGGCAGGCATCACTATTCTCATTGA